The following proteins come from a genomic window of Ferrovibrio sp. MS7:
- a CDS encoding ABC transporter ATP-binding protein: MSAADDFTPVIDVRDLRVQFRVSEGVIKAVDGISFRVPQGKTVALVGESGSGKSVVSQAIMGILPRAAHIASGEILFRDPARSGTIVDIAKLQRDGDEMRKLQGGRLSIIFQEPMTSLSPLHTIGNQVTEALRLHRNASQEEADKLATDMLRLVGFPDPARAMNTYAFELSGGLRQRAMIAMALVCRPALLIADEPTTALDVTIQAQILKLIKDLQTELGMAVLMITHDLGVVANMADEIVVMYHGKVMERGSLDDIFRHPEHPYLKALLNAVPRFDMKPGERLVPIREIKAEVGGMLKRRAPVAEQAGKPLLEVSGLTKRFSIRKGGFFSGKSNAVALAVDDVSFAVQRGECLGLVGESGCGKTTTSKMIMRALTPDEGSIRFHGGDQDVDVLQLEGQALFDFRRKVQFIFQDPFSSLNPRMTVFDIVSEPLVIHQIGDETERFERVKELMTLVGLDVRHLRRYPHSFSGGQRQRIGIARALALQPELLICDEPVSALDVSIQAQVLNLLKDLKKELGLTYLFISHNLAVVDYIADRIAVMCAGRLVELAPRELLFKRPVHPYTKALLAAVPKPDPNARLDLKLLMEGKASIPAAWPAPFTIDGTTRPALIDLGEGHYVRAAASADARELVA, from the coding sequence ATGAGTGCCGCCGATGACTTCACCCCGGTGATCGACGTTCGCGACCTGCGGGTGCAGTTCCGCGTCTCCGAAGGCGTGATCAAGGCGGTGGATGGCATCAGCTTCCGCGTCCCACAGGGCAAGACCGTGGCTTTGGTGGGCGAGTCCGGCAGCGGCAAGTCAGTGGTCAGCCAGGCGATCATGGGCATCCTGCCGCGGGCGGCACACATCGCCAGCGGCGAGATCCTGTTCCGCGACCCGGCGCGGAGCGGCACCATTGTCGATATCGCCAAGCTGCAGCGCGATGGCGATGAGATGCGCAAGCTGCAGGGCGGCCGCCTCTCGATCATCTTCCAGGAGCCGATGACCTCGCTGTCGCCGCTGCACACCATCGGCAACCAGGTGACGGAAGCCCTGCGGCTGCACCGCAACGCCAGCCAGGAAGAGGCCGACAAGCTCGCCACCGACATGCTGCGCCTGGTCGGCTTCCCCGATCCGGCCCGCGCCATGAACACCTATGCCTTCGAGCTTTCCGGTGGCCTGCGCCAGCGCGCCATGATCGCCATGGCGCTGGTCTGCCGCCCGGCCCTGCTGATCGCCGACGAGCCGACCACGGCGCTGGACGTGACGATCCAGGCGCAGATCCTGAAACTGATCAAGGACCTGCAGACCGAACTCGGCATGGCAGTGCTGATGATCACCCATGATCTCGGTGTTGTTGCCAACATGGCCGACGAGATTGTGGTGATGTACCACGGCAAGGTGATGGAGCGCGGTTCGCTCGACGACATCTTCCGCCATCCCGAACATCCCTATCTCAAGGCGCTGCTGAATGCCGTGCCGCGCTTCGACATGAAGCCGGGCGAACGGCTGGTGCCGATCCGCGAAATCAAGGCGGAAGTTGGCGGTATGCTGAAGCGCCGCGCACCCGTGGCCGAACAGGCCGGCAAGCCGCTCTTGGAAGTGAGCGGCCTGACCAAGCGCTTCTCCATCCGCAAGGGCGGTTTTTTCAGTGGCAAGTCGAATGCCGTGGCGCTGGCGGTGGATGATGTCAGCTTCGCCGTGCAGCGCGGCGAATGCTTAGGGCTGGTGGGCGAAAGCGGCTGCGGCAAGACCACCACCAGCAAGATGATCATGCGGGCGCTGACGCCGGACGAAGGCAGCATCCGCTTCCATGGCGGCGATCAGGATGTTGATGTGCTGCAACTGGAAGGCCAGGCGCTGTTCGACTTCCGCCGCAAGGTGCAGTTCATCTTCCAGGACCCGTTCTCCTCGCTCAATCCGCGCATGACGGTGTTCGACATCGTGTCCGAGCCGCTGGTGATCCACCAGATCGGCGACGAAACGGAGCGGTTCGAGCGCGTGAAGGAATTGATGACCCTGGTCGGCCTGGATGTGCGCCACCTGCGCCGCTATCCGCACAGTTTCTCCGGCGGCCAGCGCCAGCGCATCGGCATCGCCCGCGCGCTCGCCTTGCAGCCGGAATTGCTGATCTGCGACGAGCCGGTTTCGGCACTCGACGTGTCGATCCAGGCCCAGGTACTGAACCTGCTGAAGGACCTGAAGAAGGAACTCGGCCTCACCTACCTGTTCATCTCGCACAATCTCGCCGTGGTCGATTATATCGCCGACCGCATCGCGGTGATGTGCGCCGGCCGGCTGGTGGAACTGGCGCCGCGCGAATTGCTGTTCAAGCGCCCGGTGCATCCCTACACCAAGGCATTGCTTGCCGCCGTGCCGAAGCCGGATCCGAATGCCCGGCTCGATCTCAAGCTGCTGATGGAAGGCAAGGCCTCCATCCCCGCAGCCTGGCCCGCCCCTTTCACCATTGATGGCACCACGCGCCCCGCCCTGATCGATCTCGGCGAGGGCCATTACGTTCGGGCTGCGGCTTCCGCCGATGCCCGGGAGCTTGTGGCATGA
- a CDS encoding ABC transporter permease has product MLMYLARRLLLMIPTLLIISALIFIIIKLPPGDFLSNQIAELRAQGEGSAMERAEYLRHQYALDRSLIEQYAIWMGFIPGPNGFAGLLQGDWGWSFEYNRPVSELIGDRLVMTAVINFFTILFVYIVSFPIGVYSATRQYSWGDYGFTLLGYLGLATPNFLLALVMLYYFNIWFGMSIGGLVDEHLIDAPWGWEKFKSLMAHMIVPVVVIGTSGTAAMIRRLRANLLDELQKQYVTTARAKGVPPIKLLVKYPIRMALNPFIADIGNLLPHMVSGSVIVSVVMSLPTAGPMLLGALQSLDQYLAGSFLMFLAVLTVFGMLVSDILLALLDPRIRLTGGKAK; this is encoded by the coding sequence ATGCTGATGTACCTGGCCCGCCGGCTGCTGCTGATGATCCCGACCTTGCTGATCATCAGCGCCTTGATCTTCATCATCATCAAGCTGCCGCCCGGCGACTTCCTCAGCAACCAGATTGCCGAGCTGCGCGCCCAGGGCGAAGGCTCGGCGATGGAGCGTGCCGAATACCTGCGCCACCAATATGCACTGGACCGCAGCCTGATCGAGCAATACGCCATCTGGATGGGCTTCATTCCTGGCCCGAACGGCTTTGCCGGCCTGCTGCAGGGCGATTGGGGCTGGTCGTTCGAGTATAACCGGCCGGTGAGCGAGTTGATCGGCGACCGCCTGGTGATGACGGCGGTGATCAATTTCTTCACCATCCTGTTCGTCTACATCGTCTCCTTCCCGATCGGCGTCTATTCCGCCACGCGGCAATATAGCTGGGGCGATTACGGCTTCACCCTGCTCGGCTATCTCGGCCTCGCGACGCCGAATTTCCTGCTCGCTTTGGTGATGCTGTATTATTTCAACATCTGGTTCGGCATGAGCATCGGCGGCCTGGTGGACGAGCATCTGATTGATGCACCCTGGGGCTGGGAGAAATTCAAGTCGCTGATGGCACATATGATCGTGCCGGTGGTGGTGATCGGCACGTCCGGCACGGCGGCGATGATCCGCCGCCTGCGCGCCAACCTGCTAGATGAATTGCAGAAGCAGTATGTCACCACCGCGCGCGCCAAGGGCGTGCCACCGATTAAGCTGCTGGTGAAATACCCGATCCGCATGGCGCTGAATCCGTTCATCGCCGATATCGGCAACCTGCTGCCGCATATGGTGTCCGGCTCGGTGATCGTTTCGGTGGTGATGAGCCTGCCGACCGCAGGCCCGATGCTGCTCGGCGCGCTGCAATCGCTGGATCAGTATCTCGCCGGCTCGTTCCTGATGTTCCTGGCGGTGCTGACCGTGTTCGGCATGCTGGTTTCCGATATTCTGCTGGCCCTGCTCGATCCGCGCATCCGGCTCACCGGCGGCAAGGCCAAGTAG
- a CDS encoding ABC transporter permease, translated as MTDSTNDTRLQHWVSKEPFDPYSVEKLSPEQERYYQASQWQMMWWKFKRHRLGVWSAVILLLIYGSTLISEFIAPYNVQTRNARAIYAPPSEIHLFHEGEFVGPFVYGLRFKLNVDTLKREYTEDTRRVLPLRFFCQGDAYQFWGMIPMRFHFVCPAEDGHFYLMGTDRLGRDIYSRIVYGTRISLTVGLIGIAISFIIGIVLGGISGYYGGWIDNVIQRMIEIIRSLPELPLWMALSAALPVTWSPILVYFGITIILGLLDWPGLARAVRSKLLSLREEDFCTAAQLMGASPSRIIGRHLMPSFMSHLIASATLSIPSMILGETALSFLGLGLRPPITSWGVLLNEAQNINVVALYPWLMAPAIPVVLVVLAFNFFGDGLRDAADPYR; from the coding sequence ATGACCGACAGCACCAACGACACCCGCCTGCAACACTGGGTCTCGAAGGAGCCCTTCGATCCCTATTCCGTCGAGAAGCTGTCGCCGGAGCAGGAGCGCTACTACCAAGCTTCGCAATGGCAGATGATGTGGTGGAAGTTCAAGCGCCACCGCCTCGGCGTCTGGAGCGCCGTGATCCTGCTGCTGATCTATGGCTCGACGCTGATTTCCGAATTCATCGCGCCTTACAATGTGCAGACTCGCAACGCCCGCGCCATCTACGCGCCGCCGAGCGAGATCCACCTGTTCCATGAGGGCGAGTTCGTCGGCCCGTTTGTCTATGGCCTGCGCTTCAAGCTCAATGTCGATACGCTGAAACGCGAATATACCGAGGATACGCGGCGCGTGCTGCCGCTGCGCTTCTTCTGCCAGGGCGATGCCTACCAGTTCTGGGGCATGATCCCGATGCGCTTCCACTTCGTCTGCCCGGCGGAGGATGGGCATTTCTACCTGATGGGCACCGACCGGCTCGGGCGCGACATCTACTCCCGCATCGTCTACGGCACCCGCATCTCGCTTACCGTCGGCCTGATCGGCATCGCCATCAGCTTCATCATCGGCATCGTGCTGGGCGGCATCTCTGGCTATTACGGCGGCTGGATCGACAATGTGATCCAGCGCATGATCGAAATCATCCGAAGTTTGCCCGAACTGCCGCTCTGGATGGCGCTATCCGCCGCCCTGCCGGTCACCTGGTCGCCGATCCTGGTCTATTTCGGCATCACCATCATCCTCGGCCTACTCGACTGGCCGGGCCTCGCCCGCGCCGTGCGCTCCAAACTGCTCAGCTTGCGCGAGGAGGATTTCTGCACTGCCGCGCAGCTCATGGGCGCCAGCCCCAGCCGCATTATCGGCCGTCACCTGATGCCAAGCTTCATGAGCCACCTGATCGCCTCGGCAACGCTGTCGATCCCGTCCATGATCCTGGGCGAGACGGCTTTGTCCTTCCTCGGCCTTGGCCTGCGGCCGCCAATCACCTCCTGGGGCGTGCTGCTGAACGAGGCGCAGAATATCAACGTGGTGGCGCTTTACCCGTGGCTGATGGCCCCGGCCATTCCGGTCGTCCTGGTGGTTTTGGCCTTCAACTTCTTCGGCGACGGGTTGCGCGACGCAGCCGATCCCTATCGTTGA
- a CDS encoding polysaccharide deacetylase family protein, giving the protein MSNWAALDAELDAWATLGRKALFWWRDDDAGALTPELQRLLDLQAANAAPLSLAVIPARAGAELAQALRGRDSIAVLQHGFAHRNHAPAGEKKAEFPSARPAQEALADLRQGRESLKKLFGIGLRPVLVPPWNRIAPALLPHLPRLGLHGLSTYKAREEAWAAPGLMQVNTHLDPVDWRQGAGFLGEAACLDQALRQLRLARETPDAEPLGLLTHHAQQDEATWAFTARFIAHTQAHRAAFWVDIDTAFGAGPPPG; this is encoded by the coding sequence GTGAGTAACTGGGCAGCACTTGATGCCGAACTCGATGCCTGGGCGACGCTGGGCCGCAAAGCCCTGTTCTGGTGGCGCGACGATGATGCCGGCGCACTGACGCCAGAATTGCAGCGGCTGCTGGACCTGCAGGCGGCAAACGCTGCGCCGCTCAGCCTGGCGGTGATCCCAGCCCGCGCCGGCGCCGAGCTGGCCCAGGCGCTGCGGGGCCGTGACTCGATTGCTGTACTGCAACATGGTTTCGCGCACCGGAACCATGCCCCGGCGGGCGAGAAGAAGGCGGAATTCCCCAGTGCCCGCCCGGCCCAGGAAGCCCTGGCCGACCTGCGCCAGGGCCGCGAAAGCTTGAAAAAACTGTTCGGTATCGGCCTGCGCCCGGTGCTGGTGCCGCCCTGGAACCGCATCGCGCCCGCCCTGCTGCCACATCTGCCGCGCCTGGGGCTGCATGGCCTTTCCACCTACAAGGCGCGCGAGGAAGCATGGGCGGCGCCGGGCCTGATGCAGGTGAATACCCATCTCGATCCGGTGGATTGGCGCCAGGGTGCGGGTTTTCTCGGTGAAGCCGCCTGCCTCGACCAGGCGCTGCGCCAGCTTCGTCTGGCGCGGGAAACCCCTGATGCCGAGCCGCTCGGCCTGCTCACCCACCATGCGCAGCAGGATGAGGCGACCTGGGCTTTCACCGCCCGCTTCATTGCCCATACCCAGGCGCATCGCGCCGCGTTCTGGGTGGATATCGATACGGCCTTCGGCGCCGGGCCGCCACCGGGTTAA
- a CDS encoding glycosyltransferase family protein has product MSAKVLIYVQHLLGVGHLHRVAAIARALARADFEVLLVSGGYPDPTLGKLDGIRFAQLPPARAADASFRIILDFAGNRVDDAWWEQRRAELYRLFDEFQPAAVITELFPYARRPMRHELLPWLAHIRSSKARPLVLSSVRDILVDRTKPERDLDVLAWLENHYDGTLIHGDPRFIPFEQTFPLAGRITTPLHYTGYIVEQSELQPTEAGRDEVLVSAGGGAVGMPLFRTAIAARPLSRARDLTWRLLVSRQESAEDVAALRAMAPDGVIVDWARPDFPSMLRHCRVSISKAGYNTVMETLAARARAVVVPFSGGDETEQALRADLLRQRGAVQALRESEATPAALAEAVDRALDMALPDKPVLDLDGAANTAALLHRLLA; this is encoded by the coding sequence ATGAGTGCCAAAGTCCTGATCTATGTGCAGCATCTGCTTGGCGTCGGCCATCTGCACCGCGTCGCCGCGATTGCCCGCGCGCTGGCCCGCGCCGACTTCGAGGTGCTGCTGGTTTCCGGCGGCTATCCCGATCCGACACTGGGCAAGCTGGATGGTATCCGCTTCGCACAATTGCCGCCGGCTCGCGCCGCCGATGCCAGTTTCCGCATCATCCTCGATTTCGCCGGCAACCGCGTCGATGATGCCTGGTGGGAACAGCGCCGCGCCGAGCTTTACCGCCTGTTCGATGAGTTCCAGCCGGCGGCCGTGATCACCGAACTGTTTCCCTATGCGCGCCGGCCGATGCGGCATGAATTGCTGCCCTGGCTGGCGCATATCCGTTCGAGCAAAGCGCGCCCGCTGGTGCTGAGTTCGGTGCGCGACATCCTGGTCGACCGCACCAAGCCAGAGCGCGACCTGGATGTGCTGGCCTGGCTGGAAAACCATTACGACGGCACGCTGATCCACGGCGACCCGCGTTTCATCCCGTTCGAGCAGACTTTCCCGCTGGCTGGCCGCATCACCACCCCGTTGCATTACACCGGCTATATCGTCGAGCAATCCGAATTGCAGCCGACCGAGGCCGGGCGCGATGAAGTGCTGGTCTCGGCCGGCGGCGGCGCGGTCGGCATGCCGCTGTTCCGCACGGCCATCGCCGCGCGGCCACTCTCGCGGGCGCGCGATCTCACCTGGCGCCTGCTGGTAAGCCGGCAGGAAAGCGCCGAGGATGTGGCGGCCTTGCGCGCCATGGCACCCGATGGCGTGATCGTCGATTGGGCGCGGCCGGATTTCCCCAGCATGCTGCGGCATTGCCGCGTCTCGATCAGCAAGGCCGGCTACAACACGGTGATGGAAACACTCGCCGCCCGCGCCCGCGCCGTGGTGGTGCCGTTCTCGGGCGGCGACGAGACCGAGCAGGCCCTGCGCGCCGACCTGCTGCGCCAGCGCGGCGCAGTGCAGGCCCTGCGCGAGTCCGAGGCAACGCCGGCGGCGCTGGCCGAGGCTGTCGACCGCGCCCTGGACATGGCTTTGCCCGACAAGCCGGTGCTGGACCTGGATGGCGCCGCCAACACGGCTGCCCTTCTCCACCGGCTGCTCGCGTGA
- a CDS encoding ABC transporter substrate-binding protein: protein MKHFARAALLLAALTTTSTTAAWAQVTLKETASLAADVGAGKLPPIEKRLPEKPMLVEFKPPYKIGQQGGEMRTLIGRARELRLLNTISYNRLVVYNEKYDFVPDLCERFEVEDERVFTFHLRKGHKWSDGSPFTAEDFRYYWEDIANNPELSPSGPPVDLLVDGERPLVEFPDAYTVRYSWKQRNPRFLPRIAGTSAFYLYRPSTYLKKYHAKYADPAALAKLAAAEKRANWAALHNKIDNMVENDNPDLPTLDAWMIQTRPPSIRFVAVRNPYYHRVDANGVQLPYLDRVVLAQADPKLIPAKAGAGEADVQFRTIAFSNFTFLKENEKRAGYRTLLWKTAKGSHFTIFPNFNVNDATWRKLVRDVRFRRALSHGIDREAVNQSLFYGLAQEANNTVLPDSPLFRPMYQTRDIEFDIAKANKLLDELGLAKRGADGIRLLPDGRPMEIIIETAGEVSEQIDILELIAESWLKLGIKMFPKPSQRDVLRNRIFAGEALMSVWSGLENGVPNAAASPSELAPTSQFQLQWPKWGQFYETKGQNGEAPDMTEAKELLKLNEDWTEAGDLTTREQIWHRMLTIHMDQMYTIGVITGVFQPIVVNRKLANVPDEGIYNWDPGALIGMYRPEIFWMKQ, encoded by the coding sequence ATGAAACACTTCGCCCGCGCCGCCCTTCTGCTCGCCGCTCTCACTACCACATCCACCACGGCAGCCTGGGCACAGGTGACGCTGAAGGAAACCGCTTCGCTGGCCGCCGATGTCGGCGCCGGCAAGCTGCCGCCGATTGAAAAGCGGCTGCCGGAAAAGCCGATGCTGGTGGAGTTCAAGCCGCCCTACAAGATCGGCCAGCAGGGTGGCGAAATGCGCACCCTGATCGGCCGCGCCCGCGAATTGCGACTGCTCAACACCATCAGCTACAACCGCCTGGTGGTCTATAACGAGAAATACGATTTCGTGCCGGACCTCTGCGAACGCTTCGAGGTGGAGGACGAGCGGGTTTTCACCTTCCATCTGCGCAAGGGCCATAAATGGTCCGATGGCTCGCCCTTCACGGCGGAGGATTTCCGCTACTACTGGGAAGATATCGCCAACAATCCGGAATTGAGCCCTTCGGGCCCGCCGGTCGACCTGCTGGTGGATGGCGAGCGGCCGCTGGTGGAATTCCCCGACGCCTATACCGTCCGCTATAGCTGGAAGCAGCGCAACCCGCGCTTCCTGCCGCGCATTGCCGGCACCTCGGCCTTCTATCTCTACCGCCCCTCCACCTACCTGAAGAAATACCACGCCAAATACGCCGATCCGGCGGCGCTGGCGAAGCTGGCGGCGGCCGAGAAGCGCGCCAACTGGGCGGCGTTGCACAACAAGATCGACAACATGGTGGAGAACGACAACCCGGACCTGCCGACGCTGGATGCCTGGATGATCCAGACCCGGCCGCCATCGATCCGCTTCGTTGCCGTGCGCAATCCCTATTACCACCGCGTCGATGCCAATGGCGTACAACTGCCCTATCTCGACCGCGTGGTGCTGGCCCAGGCCGACCCGAAGCTGATCCCGGCCAAGGCCGGTGCCGGCGAGGCCGATGTGCAGTTCCGCACCATCGCCTTCTCCAATTTCACCTTCCTGAAAGAGAACGAGAAGCGCGCCGGTTACCGCACCCTGCTGTGGAAGACCGCCAAGGGCTCGCATTTCACCATCTTCCCGAATTTCAACGTGAATGATGCCACTTGGCGCAAGCTGGTGCGCGACGTGCGCTTCCGCCGCGCGCTCTCGCATGGCATCGACCGCGAGGCGGTGAACCAGTCGCTGTTCTACGGCCTGGCGCAGGAAGCCAACAACACCGTGCTGCCCGACAGCCCGCTGTTCCGCCCGATGTATCAGACCCGCGACATCGAGTTCGACATCGCCAAGGCGAACAAGCTGCTGGATGAACTGGGGCTTGCCAAGCGTGGCGCCGATGGCATCCGCCTGCTGCCCGATGGCCGACCGATGGAAATCATCATCGAGACCGCCGGCGAGGTTTCCGAGCAGATCGACATCCTGGAACTGATCGCCGAAAGCTGGCTCAAGCTCGGCATCAAGATGTTCCCGAAGCCGAGCCAGCGCGACGTGCTGCGCAACCGCATCTTCGCCGGCGAGGCATTGATGAGCGTGTGGTCGGGCCTGGAGAATGGCGTGCCGAATGCCGCCGCCAGCCCGTCCGAACTGGCGCCGACCTCGCAGTTCCAGTTGCAATGGCCGAAATGGGGCCAGTTCTATGAGACCAAGGGCCAGAATGGCGAAGCGCCGGACATGACCGAGGCCAAGGAACTGCTGAAGCTGAACGAGGACTGGACCGAGGCCGGCGACCTGACGACGCGCGAGCAGATCTGGCACCGCATGCTCACCATCCATATGGACCAGATGTACACCATCGGCGTGATCACCGGCGTGTTCCAGCCGATCGTGGTGAACCGCAAGCTGGCCAATGTGCCCGATGAAGGCATCTACAACTGGGATCCCGGCGCACTGATCGGCATGTACCGGCCGGAAATTTTCTGGATGAAGCAGTGA
- a CDS encoding histidine phosphatase family protein produces the protein MTLLALYRHTRTAWNEAGRLQGRADIPALDSALAKLQQQKLPAPYDAWPWFTSPLIRTRQTAKALGLEPAPDAALIETHWGEYEGKTLDDLSHLGDFLENESRGLDLQPPNGESPRQVQDRLKPWLRARAEAGVNCGAMSHKGVIRAILALAYDWPMLGKPPVKLDWTCLHVFRLEADGLPRPEQMNIPLVPR, from the coding sequence ATGACGCTGCTCGCGCTCTACCGCCATACCCGCACCGCCTGGAACGAAGCCGGCCGGCTGCAAGGCCGCGCCGATATTCCGGCACTCGATAGCGCGCTGGCGAAACTGCAACAGCAGAAGCTGCCTGCGCCCTACGATGCCTGGCCGTGGTTCACCAGCCCGCTGATCCGCACGCGGCAGACGGCAAAAGCCCTCGGCCTTGAACCGGCGCCTGACGCCGCATTGATCGAGACCCATTGGGGCGAGTATGAAGGCAAGACGCTGGACGACCTGAGTCATCTCGGCGATTTCCTGGAGAATGAATCGCGCGGCCTGGACCTGCAGCCGCCGAATGGCGAAAGCCCGCGCCAGGTGCAGGACCGCCTCAAGCCCTGGCTGCGCGCCCGTGCCGAAGCCGGCGTGAATTGCGGCGCCATGAGCCACAAGGGCGTAATCCGTGCCATACTGGCGCTGGCCTATGACTGGCCGATGCTGGGCAAGCCGCCGGTGAAGCTGGACTGGACCTGCCTGCATGTCTTCCGCCTGGAGGCCGACGGCTTGCCGCGCCCCGAACAGATGAATATTCCGCTGGTGCCGCGATGA